Proteins from one Impatiens glandulifera chromosome 2, dImpGla2.1, whole genome shotgun sequence genomic window:
- the LOC124927584 gene encoding auxin-responsive protein SAUR21-like, whose translation MGFRLPVIVQAKNTMRRALSTPKSFDVPKGHLAVYVGETERKRYIVPISYLKHPFFQSLLNKAEDEFGFDHPMGGLTIPCAEEDFIDITSSLN comes from the coding sequence ATGGGTTTTCGCTTGCCAGTGATTGTTCAAGCCAAGAACACGATGCGTAGAGCTCTATCTACTCCAAAATCTTTCGATGTACCCAAAGGCCATCTTGCAGTATATGTTGGAGAAACAGAGAGGAAACGCTACATCGTTCCAATTTCATACTTGAAACATCCATTTTTTCAGAGCTTGCTGAACAAAGCAGAAGACGAGTTTGGGTTTGATCACCCAATGGGTGGTCTTACAATTCCCTGCGCAGAAGAAGATTTTATTGATATCACCAGCAGCTTGAATTAA
- the LOC124927583 gene encoding auxin-responsive protein SAUR21-like, whose translation MGIRLPIIVQAKNAIRRALSTSTTSEVPRGYLAVYVGEEERKRHVVPISYLSHPSFQRLLRHAEEEFGFDHPMGGLTIPCREEIFVGITCNLTCS comes from the coding sequence ATGGGAATTCGTTTGCCAATCATTGTTCAAGCCAAGAATGCAATTCGAAGGGCTCTATCTACTTCAACAACTTCAGAAGTACCCAGAGGATATCTTGCTGTATATGTGGGGGAAGAAGAGAGGAAACGCCACGTAGTGCCCATATCATATCTAAGCCATCCTTCATTCCAGAGATTGTTAAGACATGCAGAAGAGGAGTTCGGATTTGACCATCCAATGGGTGGCCTGACAATTCCTTGCAGAGAAGAAATCTTTGTTGGCATAACCTGCAACTTGACTTGTTCATAA